The Pseudarthrobacter sp. NS4 genome includes a window with the following:
- a CDS encoding PfkB family carbohydrate kinase has product MGEILVEVATDVAFAHGVPAQLGISGDALNVAAAAAAAGARVGLLSVLTDDDLGRAIAARIVELGISPDLLKFRTGQQGVYLVHSDPDGQREFSYARSGSVGSSLGPDDVDPAVISAAGAVVAGGIACAISASSRAAVLKAAALAKRFVFDPNFRPRLTSVEDAAAVLLQLAPRAFLVTPSFPGETSALLDCATAVGAAERLRSLGARNVAVTCGAEGVQVEGEGLDSTWIDSIPAPAVVDQTGAGDAFVGTLTARIVLGDTLPVAARYGAAAASLVVGGKGGTGFIPTFEQTRAHAAGPAEGALSSPA; this is encoded by the coding sequence ATGGGCGAGATCCTCGTTGAGGTAGCCACCGACGTGGCCTTCGCCCACGGCGTGCCTGCCCAGCTGGGCATCTCCGGCGACGCCCTCAACGTCGCAGCGGCCGCGGCTGCGGCCGGAGCACGCGTGGGCCTGCTGTCGGTCCTTACCGACGACGACCTCGGCCGGGCGATCGCCGCCCGGATCGTTGAACTCGGCATTTCACCGGACCTCCTGAAGTTCCGGACAGGCCAGCAGGGCGTCTACCTGGTACACAGCGACCCTGACGGGCAGCGGGAGTTCTCCTACGCCCGCAGCGGCAGCGTCGGTTCCAGCCTTGGCCCCGACGACGTAGATCCCGCAGTGATCTCGGCCGCCGGCGCAGTAGTTGCGGGCGGCATTGCGTGCGCCATCTCGGCATCTTCCCGGGCTGCAGTGCTGAAGGCTGCGGCGCTTGCCAAACGCTTTGTGTTTGATCCGAACTTCCGCCCCCGGCTGACCTCCGTGGAGGACGCGGCAGCGGTCCTCCTGCAGCTCGCGCCCCGGGCCTTCCTGGTGACCCCGTCCTTCCCCGGCGAAACGTCCGCACTCCTGGACTGTGCTACAGCAGTGGGGGCAGCGGAGAGACTCCGCAGCCTTGGTGCGCGGAACGTGGCCGTAACCTGTGGAGCGGAGGGGGTCCAAGTCGAAGGCGAAGGCCTCGACAGCACCTGGATCGATTCGATCCCTGCCCCCGCGGTCGTGGACCAGACCGGGGCAGGCGACGCCTTCGTCGGCACGCTGACCGCACGTATTGTCCTGGGCGACACCCTCCCGGTTGCTGCCCGCTACGGCGCGGCGGCGGCGTCGCTGGTAGTGGGCGGCAAAGGCGGGACGGGATTCATCCCCACCTTCGAACAGACCCGCGCCCACGCTGCCGGACCAGCCGAAGGAGCATTGTCATCACCCGCCTAA